The following nucleotide sequence is from Halapricum desulfuricans.
CGAGGCGGCCCCCGCGCCGGTCTCGGCGATGCTGGCCGGCGTCACGAAGAAGGTCGGGGTCTACGCGATCATTCGACTCCTCTTTACCGTCTTCGGGGCCGCGCAGCTGGATCTCGGGCCGTTCGGTGACGGCTCGATGTTGCTGTTCTTCGGGCCGATACTGCTCGCGATGGCGATCGCGAGCGCGTTCCTCGGCGGGTTCGGGGCCGTCGGCCAGTCGAACCTCGATCGACTGTTAGCGTACTCCTCGATCGCACAGGTCGGGTTCATCGTGCTGCCGCTGGCTGTCGTCGCGACGATCCCGCTGGCGGGCGGCGAGACAGTCACCGTCCTCGGCGGTGACTTCTCGGTCCCGACAGGGAGCGGCGCGGACGGGCTCCGCGTCCTCGGGATCGTCGCGGCGTTGCTGTACGCGCTCAACCACGCCGTCGCGAAGTCGCTGCTGTTCCTGGTGAGCGGCGCGGTCCGGGCGACCGTCGGCACGACTGAGACGGACGAACTCGGCGGGCTGGCACGCGGTCGCCCGTTCCTCTCGGGCGCGTTCCTGATCGGCGGTCTGAGCCTCGTCGGGATTCCGCCGCTGATGGGCTTTTTCGGCAAACTCACCGTCTTCGAGACGGCGGCGACCGCGATGACCACGAACGGAGCCGTCGGTGCGACCGCCGCCGTCGCCGCGCTCGGTGGCGCGATCCTCACGATCGCGTACGTCTCGAAGGTCTGGAACGAGGCCTTCTGGGGGACCCAGAGCACCCCCGTCCTCCGGGCGACGGCCCAGCCGCTCGCGCTGCTCGCGATCGTGATCGGACTCGCGCTCGCCGTAGTCGTCCTCGGGATCGGGCTCGATCCGGTCTACGAGGGGGCACACGGTGCCGCCAGCGCGGCGCTCGACCGCGGGGCGTACATCGACGCTGTCGATCCGAGTTACGCGGAGGTGCAATCATGAAACGCTGGCCGATAGTCGGACTGACGCTGGCCGTCCTGTGGCTGTTCGTCAACGGAGCACCGCTCACGCCGACCGGGATCGCGACGACGCTGCTGGTCGGGTCGCTCGTCGGATTCCCGATCGCGTTCCTCTTCCGGCGGTTCTACACCGCCGAGATGAACGTCCGCGGCGGGCTGTTCGCGGCCCCGTTCGGGGTCCTGTACGTGCTGCTGTTCGTCCGCGAGTTGCTGGTCGCGAACCTGGACGTCGCCTGGCGCGTGTTGTGGCCGTCGATGCCGATCAAGCCGGACGTCGTCGAGGTGCCGCTGCGCGTCGAGTCAGACCTGGCCGTGACGACGATCGCAAACAGCATCACGCTCACGCCGGGGACGCTCACGATGGATTACGACCGCGATCGAAACACGCTGTACGTTCACGGAATCACGGGTGCGGACGAGGAAGCCGTTCTCGAGCCGATCCGGCGCTGGGAGGACTACGCCCTGCGGATCTTCGACGAGGAGCGCTCCCCGGGCGATCCCGTCCCCGACCCGGCCGAGGTTGGCGGGGGTGACGACGATGGCGAGTGAACTCCCGGCGGTGCTCGATACGGCAGTGCTGGCCGCGCTCGTGCTCGCCAGCGTGCTCACGCTGCTTGCGAGCTACCGGGTGATCGTCGGCCCGACGACCCCGGACAGGGTCGTCTCGCTGGACACGATCGGGACGAACGTCGTCGCGATCGCGATCCTCTATGCGATCCAGACCGGTGAGGGACTGTTCGTGACGGTGAGTCTCGTCCTCGCGATCATCGGGTTCGTGAGTACGATCGCCGTCGCACGCTTCGTTACGGAAGGTGACATCATCGAATGACCATGCACGTACTTCGAGTCGCTGTCCTGGCCGCGTTGCTCGCGATCGGATCGTTCTTCCTGCTGGTCGGAACGGTCGGATTGCTCCGGTTGCCCGACGTCTACAACCGGATGCACGCCACGAGCAAGGCGACGACGCTCGGCGCGGCGTCGCTGTTTCTCGCCGGCACAGTGTACTTCGGTCCGGAGGGTCCCGGGCTGGTGTCGCTGGTCGGGATCGTCTTCCTGTTTCTGACGGCCCCGACGGGGGCGCACGTCATCTCCCGGGCCGCTCACAAGATGGGCGTGCCGTTCTACGGCCGCGCCGACTGGCCCGACGACGAGCGCGAACGGAGCTAGCTGCGAGCCAGTCGGTCCGCGACCGCGTCCCCGAGTCGCTGCTTCGAGCCGCTGACGACCTCGACGTCGTCGTCGACCAGTAACGCGCGCGTTTCCTCGTCGCCCATCACGGCCGCGTCGTTGGCTACGACGAATTCCAGTCCTACCCGATCGCGCAGCTCGCGTGCCCGCTCGATCATGGCCTCGTCGTCGCCGCCCGTCTCGGCCTTGAACCCGACCATCGGCAGGTCCGGCTGTGCCTCCCGAATCGTATCCAGTACCTTCGGCGTCGGCTGGAGGTCAAGCGTCAGCGACGCCTGCCCGGAGCGGAGTTTCTCGTCGGCGGTCTCGACGGTGTAGTCGGCGATCGCGGCCGCCGAGACGAGCGCGTCCGCGTCCGCGGCGGCGTCTTCGACGGCCGCGAGCATCTCCGCCGTGCTCTCGACGGACTCGACGGTCGCGTAGGGCACGCCCGGGCCGTCATGCACCAGCGTCACGTCGGCACCGCGGACGTAACAGGCTCGTGCGACCGCCCGGCCGGTCGCCCCGCTCGCGCGGTTCGAGAGCGTCCGGATCGGGTCGATCGATTCCGTGGTCGCGCCGGCCGTGACGACGACGTGGCGGCCGTCGAGCGGGCGGTCGCCGACGGCGCGGGCGACGCCGGTCGCGATCGCGTCGTCGCTGGCGATCTTGGCCTTGCCCTCCTCGATGCGCGGCTCGACGAAGTGGACGCCCCACGATTCGAGTTGCTCGATGGCCTCGAGTACGCCCGGGTGGTCGTACATCGGCTTGTGCATCGCCGGGACGACGACCACCGGCAACCCCGATCCGAGCGCGGTCGTCGCACACGTCGTCACCGGCGTGTCGTCGACGGCGCTGGCCATCTTGCCGACGGTGTTGGCCGTCGCCGGCGAGACCAGATACGCGTCCGCCCAGCCCTCGACGCCACAGAGATCGACGTGTTCGACGGCCCCGGTGATCTCGGTGACGACGTCGTTCTCGGTCGCGAACTCGACCGACCACGGATGGATGATGTTCGTCGCCTCGGGGCTCATGACGGCACGGACGGTCGCCCCGCGACGCCTGAGTTCGTGGACGAACTCGACGGTCCTGACGGCCGCGATCGATCCCGTGATCCCGAGCGCGACGTTGACGCCCTCTAGCATGCCTACCGCTTGGCCGGGCAGGGGTTTGAAACCATCTCTCTCAGACCAGGTGCGGGAAACCTTCGACGAGTACGTGTTCGTAGTCGACGAGCACGGGTTCGTAGCCTCGGCTATAGGGGATAGTAGTTCGAAAGAATCGAGTTAGCAGCACATCGTCAAGAGACGACGGCTACAACCCGGAACTAGTTGCGGACGACGTTCGTCGCGCGGGGGCCCTTGGGGGCCTGTTCGATGTCGAAATCGACGTCCTGTCCTTCCTCGAGATCGGGGCCGCCGACGTCCTCCATGTGGAAGAAAACGTCCTCGTCCGCGTCCTCAGTCGAAATGAAACCGTAGCCGCCAGTGTCGTTGAAGAAATCAACCTTACCGTTTGCCATTGCTTCTATAGGGATGGGTGTCGAACGTATAAGACTTCTGAGTGTGGGAGTACCATGCTCGCTCGCGCTCTGCGGGCCAAGTCACGCACAGCCATTGCCCGCAAACGGTCAGTCTCAGCCGGTCCCGGGGCCACCGAGCGCCTGAAGTGAGTTGAGGCCCTGGCTGGGACTGATGAGTGACACCGGGAGTCCGCTGTCGCCGGACCGGCCGGACGTAGACCGAGCGTTCGAAGTCGACGCGCCGTTCGATCCGGCGGGCGACCAGCCCGAGGCGATCGAACAGCTCGCCGAGGGCTTCCAGCAGGGCATGGACGAACAGACGCTGCTGGGCGTGACCGGCTCCGGCAAGACCAATACCGTCTCGTGGGTCATCGAGGAGATCCAGAAACCCACGCTGGTGATCGCCCACAACAAGACGCTTGCGGCCCAGCTCTACGAGGAATTCAGGGAGCTGTTCCCGAACAACGCCGTCGAGTATTTCGTCTCCTACTACGACTACTACCAGCCCGAGGCCTACGTCGAGCAGACCGACAAGTACATCGAGAAAGACGCCTCGATCAACGAGGAGATCGATCGCCTTCGCCACTCGGCGACCCGGTCGCTGCTGACTCGCGAGGACGTCATCGTCGTCGCGTCGGTCTCGGCCATCTACGGGCTGGGCGATCCGCGGAACTACGTCGACATGTCGCTGCGACTCGAGCGCGGCCAGCGCATCGACCGCGACGAGTTGCTCGGCCGGCTGGTCGATCTCAACTACGAGCGCAACGACGTCGATTTCACGCAGGGGACCTTCCGGGTGCGCGGCGACACCGTCGAGATCTACCCGATGTACGGCCGGTACGCCGTGCGCGTCGAGCTGTGGGGCGACGAGATCGACCGCCTCGTGAAGATCGATCCGCTGGAGGGCGAGATCAAAAGCGAGGAACCGGCCGTGCTGGTCCACCCCGCGGAGCACTACTCGATCCCCGAACAGCGCCTCCAGCGGGCCATCGACGAGATCGAACAACTGATGGAGCGACGCGTCTCCTACTTCGAGCGGCAGGGCGATCTCGTGGCCGCCCAGCGGATCGAAGAGCGGACGACTTTCGATCTGGAGATGCTCAAAGAGACGGGGTACTGCTCGGGCATCGAGAACTACTCGGTCCACCTCTCGGACAGGGAGTCCGGCGAAGCGCCCTACACCCTGCTCGATTACTTCCCCGATGACTTCCTGACCGTCATCGACGAGTCTCACCAGACGATTCCCCAGATCCGCGGCCAGTACGAGGGCGACAAGTCCCGCAAGGACTCGCTGGTCGAGAACGGCTTTCGGCTGCCGACCGCCTACGACAACCGACCGCTGACGTTCGAGGAGTTCGAGGAGAAGACCGATCGGACGCTGTACGTCAGCGCGACCCCGGGCGACTACGAGCGCGAGGGCAGCGACCGGATCGTCGAGCAGATCGTCCGACCGACCCATCTGGTCGACCCGGAGATCGAGGTCAGCCCGGCACAGAGTCAGGTCGAGGACCTGCTGGGGCGGATCGACGACCGGGTCGAACGGGACGAACGCGTGCTGGTGACGACGCTGACCAAGCGCATGGCCGAGGACCTGACCGAATACCTCGAGGAGGCCGGCGTCGCCGTCGAGTACATGCACGACGAGACCGACACCTTAGAGCGCCACGAACTCGTCCGCGGACTCCGGGCCGGCGAGTTCGACGTGCTCGTGGGGATCAACCTCCTGCGGGAGGGGCTCGACATCCCCGAGGTGTCGCTGGTGGCCATTCTGGACGCCGACCAGGAGGGCTTTCTGCGCAGCGAGACGACGCTCGTCCAGACGATGGGACGGGCCGCGCGCAACGTCAACGGGCAGGTCGTCCTCTATGCGGACGACCCGAGCGACGCGATGGAGTCGGCCATCGAGGAGACCCGTCGCCGCCGACGGATCCAGCGGGAGTACAACGAGCAACACGGGTTCGAGCCGACCACCATCGACAAGGAGATCGGCGAGACGAACCTCCCCGGAAGCGAGACCGACACCGGCGACGCCGCGGGAATGGACCCGGGCGACGCCGACGAGGCAGCGCGACTGATCGAAGACCTCGAAGAGCGGATGGAGGCCGCGGCCGACAACCTCGAGTTCGAACTCGCGGCGGACATCCGCGATCGGATCCGCGAACTCCGTGAGAGCTACGACCTCGACGGCGAAGAGGAGGGCGTCGTGCCGGAACCCGGCCCCGGCGAGCGCTGAGTGGTGCTTCACCCGTGGCGTTGTGAGCTCCTGGTCCAACCGCCCACCTCCTGAATTACTTCTATGTATTTTGAGGCATGCAAGATACAGAGCGTGAATGCAGCACGCGTCCCGTCTGGTTCGCCGTGAGTCACTCAGTTGTTCGAAACACCGTTGCAGTGTGAAAATGCCACCAGTTCATACGGGTGGGCATCCTGTATGAGCATAGAGAGTCCAACATGAATTCAGTACAATCCGAAGCAGACGAACCGAGCACGTGGCCGGATCTCGCGGTGAGTCTCTACGATCGGCTCACCGGTCGAAACGCCGAGATTTCCTACAAATTCGACGATATGGAAGTCGCGGTTCCCAGCGGCCTCGGGGAGGACAGCGACCACGCTTCCTGGCGCCTCAACGGGACCGTCACAATCACGACCCGCGAGCGTGACTGAGACGCCCGCACCTCGAGCGCCGCTGGCAATCGAGACGGATCTCGAACTCACGATCGACGATACCAGGGCCGAGGTCAGCTCGACCGGGGATCGACTATTTATAAATTTTCCGTCACTGGGTGCCGCCAATACGGCCCTGCGTGGCCTTCCACCGGGAAGAATTGGAGATTTCACCGAACTGCTGGAAGAGACAGATCTGACGGTCGAGGTACAATCACGCAGACGGACGGTAATGGCGATCGGAGCCGACGCCACCGCCGGCCCGCTCTCACAGCGGCTGGGTTTCGACCCGGCACAAGTCCGGGTCGCCGGCATCGCCGGTGCTGTGGGCCAGGAGTTCGCCGCTGGAGTTCGCTGGGTTCGCCAACTCCTCAGGTAGCCAGGTTTCCGTGCTGCTCCGTCCCTGTCGAGCCACACCGAGTTCGACCTGCCCGTTGCAGCGGGGTCCTCACTCACCGATCGGAACGTCTACGAGCACAGTAGCTACCTCGATCTGCTGATTGAACCTCTGAGTCGGTCACGCTGATTCTGACAGAGACTAGGTGGGTCAACTCAGTCGTGCGAGATACACCGCGCACGTCGTGCACTTGCGTGGCGTGGTACTCGACCCTGGGGTCGCAACGAGAATCCAGACGAACATCAACCCCGACGTCACGGTCTCCACCGACCCAGGCCGACCCCGGCGGAATCCGTGAACCGTGACCGATGTGACCGCTGTCGAGGCTGTCGAATGCCGGCAAAAAGGCGTCTCCAGCCAGGTCAGGCGGCGTGTAAACAACCTCGGGCGCGGTGGCCCGAGGCTTTTCTAATTCCCTCAGCCGTGCGCTAGCACTCCCTGCTCAGCAAGCGAGCGGGATGAGGTTGGGCGGCTTACTCGCCCCGACCCGGACAGACGCACCAGCCGAACTTGCGGCTGGGTTTTGTGAGTCCGGTAATCTGATTCGTTGTCGTCGAGTTTTGCCGTCTCGCGCCACGCGATGTTCACCGACGCATTCCGGTCGGCGTGGTCTTGCACCACGTCACACTCGTCGTTCGGACACCGAAACCGCCGTCCCTGACGATACCCACGCTCACCACAGCACGAACACGTCTTCGAGTTGTAAATAGCCGTACACCCCCTGGGGATATTGTTAAAGAGATACTATCCGAATGGGAGTATCCCCGGATTTCGAGCACGAATCGCTAGTTTCGGTACCGCCGTCATTTTGTGCGAGGGCGGACTCGGATTTGGAAATGACGACCGCGGGGCCGCCGATGGCTGTCAGTTTCGTCCTTGAGGAACCACGACAGTGCCGGACATCGCGGCGGCTGTCGATCAGATTTTCTCGTCCGGATCGGCCACGCGTTCGGCCAGCGAATCGAGGTGGTCAATGCCGACCACGGCGACGATGTCGGCGTCCACGCCCCCCGGAGTTCAACAGTGCGGGCACCATCCCGCAGTCGCGGTTGCTTCTCTTCACTCACTTGTCAGAATCGCAATAATCGATTCGGTGAGAGTCGGCTCTAGTCCAGTGTCCCGGTATCCCGCTGCGAGGTTGACGTCGACAGCCCAATACTGGCCGTCGCTATCTTTGACCAAGTCAACCCCGACACCCCGAAGGTCAAATCGTTCAACAAGGTCTCGGAGCGACGCTGCAAGTGCTGGCCTGATCTCTACCCGGCCGATGAACTGTTTCTCCCCGTAGAGCTTCGAGGTGACGCGCCGCCCCGCGACGTGTATTTCCGACCCGTCGTTGACGGCATAATACTTGTAATCGACTGGTTCTGTCGGAATCAGTTCCTGATAAAAATCTCCCTCGCCGTTGAGTTCGGGTTCGTCGTTCCAGATGTAGTAGCCTTTAGCGACGTACTCGCCGTCAGGTTTCTCGAAGGTAACTTCAGGCGTGAGAAATCCCGTCTCCGAAAGCGCTTGAAGACCGACAAGCCGTGAACTGAACAAAATCACCGCCTGCAAGTTGTTCCACAGCACTATCCCCGTCCGTCGAGCATGCCTGAGAGCTGGGAGTGCACTCGGGAGTGTCTTCTTGTTAACGATCAACGAGAGGTCGGCGATCTGTTCTGGTGAGAGGGGTGATTGGGGATCGAAGAATCGAACCTGAAAGCCTGCATTCCGAAGACGCTCGGCTACGTCGCTGAACACCGGCTTGCTCTTTTGACACAGGATACCGATGCCGTGATTGCTTTCCATACGGCTCTACAGTGGTGTTCAAGCGCGAATTTGAATAGCATTCGGGTGGGTAGCCGCTGTCTTCACGATTGTCTGTCGGTCGAATTGACTGAATGATACCCAAGCCACCTGTCTCTGCCAAGTCGTCGGTCGCTGAAATATCAGTGACCGATACGCGCTATGTACTCAGCACGACTGGTGAAGTCTATCATCGATTGTGGGCTTCAACAAAGCCAGTCATAAGGGTTTCAACTGAGCTACACAGCGGGAGATTCCCGGACAAACGGCGGGATCGAGAAATCAAAATACTGTTGTGAACTATCCCGCCCGACTCGCTTTCTCGGACGGCCCAGCATTTTCATCGGACTCTTCGTCTGAC
It contains:
- a CDS encoding complex I subunit 5 family protein; translation: MSNVVIAPLLVALVTAVLTLATRARPRLQRTLSLVGGVGYVLAVGRLVWQVFTGPVLTYQLSGWTAPYGITLVADQLSAFMLAMSAVVTIAALAFSTDYIGAFGQQIAYHPLFHLMVVGVTGAFLTGDIFNLFVWFEVMLMPSYVLVVFYSGPDHTRAALQYTVLNLIGSAVMLLSIGGIYATTGTLNMADLTVRLANPDAFGIAVEPVVGLAALLFAVFALKAGIVPFHFWVPDAYEAAPAPVSAMLAGVTKKVGVYAIIRLLFTVFGAAQLDLGPFGDGSMLLFFGPILLAMAIASAFLGGFGAVGQSNLDRLLAYSSIAQVGFIVLPLAVVATIPLAGGETVTVLGGDFSVPTGSGADGLRVLGIVAALLYALNHAVAKSLLFLVSGAVRATVGTTETDELGGLARGRPFLSGAFLIGGLSLVGIPPLMGFFGKLTVFETAATAMTTNGAVGATAAVAALGGAILTIAYVSKVWNEAFWGTQSTPVLRATAQPLALLAIVIGLALAVVVLGIGLDPVYEGAHGAASAALDRGAYIDAVDPSYAEVQS
- a CDS encoding Na+/H+ antiporter subunit E; translated protein: MKRWPIVGLTLAVLWLFVNGAPLTPTGIATTLLVGSLVGFPIAFLFRRFYTAEMNVRGGLFAAPFGVLYVLLFVRELLVANLDVAWRVLWPSMPIKPDVVEVPLRVESDLAVTTIANSITLTPGTLTMDYDRDRNTLYVHGITGADEEAVLEPIRRWEDYALRIFDEERSPGDPVPDPAEVGGGDDDGE
- a CDS encoding monovalent cation/H+ antiporter complex subunit F codes for the protein MASELPAVLDTAVLAALVLASVLTLLASYRVIVGPTTPDRVVSLDTIGTNVVAIAILYAIQTGEGLFVTVSLVLAIIGFVSTIAVARFVTEGDIIE
- the mnhG gene encoding monovalent cation/H(+) antiporter subunit G, producing MTMHVLRVAVLAALLAIGSFFLLVGTVGLLRLPDVYNRMHATSKATTLGAASLFLAGTVYFGPEGPGLVSLVGIVFLFLTAPTGAHVISRAAHKMGVPFYGRADWPDDERERS
- the coaBC gene encoding bifunctional phosphopantothenoylcysteine decarboxylase/phosphopantothenate--cysteine ligase CoaBC, giving the protein MLEGVNVALGITGSIAAVRTVEFVHELRRRGATVRAVMSPEATNIIHPWSVEFATENDVVTEITGAVEHVDLCGVEGWADAYLVSPATANTVGKMASAVDDTPVTTCATTALGSGLPVVVVPAMHKPMYDHPGVLEAIEQLESWGVHFVEPRIEEGKAKIASDDAIATGVARAVGDRPLDGRHVVVTAGATTESIDPIRTLSNRASGATGRAVARACYVRGADVTLVHDGPGVPYATVESVESTAEMLAAVEDAAADADALVSAAAIADYTVETADEKLRSGQASLTLDLQPTPKVLDTIREAQPDLPMVGFKAETGGDDEAMIERARELRDRVGLEFVVANDAAVMGDEETRALLVDDDVEVVSGSKQRLGDAVADRLARS
- a CDS encoding cold-shock protein, producing MANGKVDFFNDTGGYGFISTEDADEDVFFHMEDVGGPDLEEGQDVDFDIEQAPKGPRATNVVRN
- the uvrB gene encoding excinuclease ABC subunit UvrB — protein: MSDTGSPLSPDRPDVDRAFEVDAPFDPAGDQPEAIEQLAEGFQQGMDEQTLLGVTGSGKTNTVSWVIEEIQKPTLVIAHNKTLAAQLYEEFRELFPNNAVEYFVSYYDYYQPEAYVEQTDKYIEKDASINEEIDRLRHSATRSLLTREDVIVVASVSAIYGLGDPRNYVDMSLRLERGQRIDRDELLGRLVDLNYERNDVDFTQGTFRVRGDTVEIYPMYGRYAVRVELWGDEIDRLVKIDPLEGEIKSEEPAVLVHPAEHYSIPEQRLQRAIDEIEQLMERRVSYFERQGDLVAAQRIEERTTFDLEMLKETGYCSGIENYSVHLSDRESGEAPYTLLDYFPDDFLTVIDESHQTIPQIRGQYEGDKSRKDSLVENGFRLPTAYDNRPLTFEEFEEKTDRTLYVSATPGDYEREGSDRIVEQIVRPTHLVDPEIEVSPAQSQVEDLLGRIDDRVERDERVLVTTLTKRMAEDLTEYLEEAGVAVEYMHDETDTLERHELVRGLRAGEFDVLVGINLLREGLDIPEVSLVAILDADQEGFLRSETTLVQTMGRAARNVNGQVVLYADDPSDAMESAIEETRRRRRIQREYNEQHGFEPTTIDKEIGETNLPGSETDTGDAAGMDPGDADEAARLIEDLEERMEAAADNLEFELAADIRDRIRELRESYDLDGEEEGVVPEPGPGER